In a single window of the bacterium genome:
- a CDS encoding UBP-type zinc finger domain-containing protein: MATCTHQNQIHNVTPSGKGCKECLEMGDTWVHLRLCLTCGHVGCCDDSKNRHATKHFHAVRHPIIQSFEPGENWRWCYVDEMFL, encoded by the coding sequence ATGGCGACCTGCACGCATCAGAATCAAATACACAACGTGACCCCGTCGGGCAAAGGGTGCAAGGAATGCCTCGAGATGGGCGACACCTGGGTGCATCTCCGGCTGTGCCTCACGTGCGGACACGTCGGTTGCTGCGACGACTCGAAGAACCGTCACGCCACCAAGCATTTCCACGCCGTCCGGCATCCGATCATCCAATCGTTCGAGCCGGGTGAGAACTGGCGCTGGTGCTACGTGGACGAAATGTTCCTGTGA
- a CDS encoding DUF5996 family protein: protein MDGTEAWPALPLEAWQETRDTLHMWTQILGKIRLKLTPHVNHWWQVPFYLTSRGLTTTPIPYGDGTFDATFDFIDHVLVLQTSNGRTETIALRPRSVADFYHDVIRALQGLAIDVRIWTKPSEYPNPIRFEEDTRHAAYDAAYAHRFWRILLRADTILKEFRGRFVGKASPVHFFWGGFDLAVTRFSGRRAPPIAGADSMTREGYSHEVSSCGFWPGSGGVTGAAFYSYAAPEPPGFKEARIRPAAASYNKEFSNFILMYDDVRSAEDPRAVVLDFLQSTYEVAATLGHWDRENLEFR from the coding sequence ATGGACGGGACGGAGGCATGGCCCGCGCTGCCCCTCGAGGCATGGCAGGAGACGCGCGATACGCTGCACATGTGGACGCAGATCCTCGGCAAGATCCGCCTCAAACTCACGCCGCACGTCAATCATTGGTGGCAGGTGCCCTTCTACCTGACGTCGCGCGGCCTGACCACGACGCCGATCCCATACGGCGACGGCACCTTCGACGCGACCTTCGATTTCATCGATCACGTCCTGGTGCTTCAGACGAGCAACGGACGGACCGAGACGATCGCGCTGCGGCCTCGATCGGTTGCCGATTTCTATCACGACGTGATACGGGCGCTCCAGGGGCTCGCGATCGATGTCAGGATCTGGACGAAGCCATCGGAGTACCCGAACCCGATTCGCTTTGAAGAGGACACCCGGCACGCCGCGTACGATGCGGCGTACGCGCATCGATTCTGGCGCATCCTGCTGCGGGCCGACACCATCCTCAAGGAGTTTCGGGGGCGGTTCGTCGGCAAGGCGAGTCCGGTCCATTTCTTCTGGGGCGGCTTCGATCTGGCCGTGACGCGCTTTTCGGGCCGCCGCGCGCCGCCCATTGCGGGCGCCGATTCCATGACCCGCGAAGGATATTCGCACGAAGTGAGCAGCTGCGGCTTCTGGCCCGGGAGCGGCGGCGTGACCGGTGCGGCGTTTTATTCGTACGCGGCGCCCGAGCCGCCCGGCTTCAAGGAGGCCCGCATCCGCCCCGCCGCGGCGTCCTACAATAAAGAGTTCTCCAATTTCATACTGATGTACGATGACGTGCGATCCGCGGAAGACCCGCGGGCCGTCGTGCTGGACTTTCTGCAAAGTACATACGAGGTGGCCGCGACGCTCGGACACTGGGACCGCGAGAACCTGGAATTTCGATAG
- the sdhB gene encoding succinate dehydrogenase iron-sulfur subunit, whose translation MIVRVRRYDPAVDRRPRWQAYAVEARPMMSVLDALFWILESLDPTLAFRYSCRAGMCGSCAMVINGREGLACQRRLERLRGPVSVEPLRSLPVTKDLLVDLGPFFEKYRAVDPFYVGETGSLIGAAPEPAVVPPGDPVRGVINRQIDCISCGACYSACPVVGIVPEFLGPAALNRAYAVAADTRDSAGLERLRRVAADGGVFGCHSVGNCVTACPVGVNPLLSIQLLRKGAVHR comes from the coding sequence GTGATCGTTCGCGTCAGACGCTACGACCCGGCCGTGGACCGCCGGCCGCGCTGGCAGGCCTACGCGGTCGAGGCGCGCCCCATGATGAGCGTGCTCGACGCGCTGTTTTGGATTCTCGAGTCCCTCGACCCGACGCTGGCGTTCCGGTACTCGTGCCGGGCCGGTATGTGCGGATCCTGCGCGATGGTGATCAACGGCCGCGAGGGCCTCGCCTGCCAGCGCCGCCTCGAGAGGCTGAGGGGGCCGGTCAGCGTCGAGCCGCTGCGCTCGCTTCCGGTGACGAAGGACCTGCTGGTGGATCTCGGTCCGTTTTTCGAGAAGTACCGGGCGGTGGATCCTTTCTACGTCGGCGAGACAGGCTCGCTCATCGGCGCGGCGCCCGAGCCCGCGGTCGTGCCCCCGGGCGATCCGGTGCGCGGGGTCATCAACCGGCAGATCGACTGCATTTCCTGCGGCGCGTGCTACTCCGCGTGTCCGGTGGTGGGCATCGTCCCGGAGTTTCTCGGCCCCGCGGCGCTCAACCGCGCCTATGCGGTCGCCGCCGACACCCGCGACAGCGCCGGGCTCGAGCGGCTGCGGCGCGTGGCCGCGGACGGCGGCGTCTTCGGCTGCCACAGCGTCGGCAACTGCGTCACCGCCTGTCCCGTCGGCGTGAACCCGCTGCTCTCTATTCAGTTGCTCCGAAAGGGCGCCGTCCATCGATAG
- a CDS encoding FAD-binding protein: protein MTAPWETLRCDILILGSGGAGLMAALHAYDAAPSLRIVVASKGPIGKSGCTRLVQGGFNAALDPRDSPELHFRDTILGGQFLNDQELAWVLVSEAPEIVRRLETKIGVFFDRREDGRIHQKAFAGQSFDRTVHRGDLTGIEIVSRLHDQLFARDIALLDETRAVDLIHDRPGGGISGALLLRHATGEFILAQARVVVLATGGGPRMYTFSAPSLEKTGDGYAMAYRAGCDLIDMEMMQFHPTGLLAGASRLSGMVLEEGLRGAGAHLLNAQGERFMARYDPERMERATRDVVARASYLEIMAGRGTPAGGVLLDASHLGAEFVLRTFPGMARRCAEVGYDLARRPVEVTPTAHFHMGGVRIDPGCRTAMSGLLVAGEDSGGVHGANRLGGNGVAESCVFGTRAGLTAADLCAAGADAPLDEREAEEAHRAATGPLGRGSGESAFAIRDALQRTMWLDAGLVRDEPGLRRALDAIGGLEDRLARAGAPAGVRANLAWQQVLDVRNLLTAARLTVAAALYRRESRGSHARRDFPERDDAHWLVNIHQAAGREPWTEPVRLPRLRPADVQTPREQGAGRPGAART, encoded by the coding sequence GTGACGGCGCCGTGGGAGACGCTGCGGTGTGACATTCTGATTCTCGGCAGCGGCGGCGCCGGGCTCATGGCCGCGCTGCACGCCTACGATGCCGCTCCCAGCCTCCGCATCGTCGTCGCCAGCAAAGGCCCGATCGGAAAGAGCGGCTGCACCCGCCTCGTCCAGGGCGGCTTCAACGCCGCCCTCGATCCACGGGACTCGCCCGAGCTGCACTTCCGCGATACGATCCTTGGGGGCCAGTTCCTGAACGACCAGGAGCTGGCCTGGGTGCTCGTGTCCGAGGCGCCGGAGATCGTCCGGCGGCTCGAGACGAAGATCGGCGTCTTCTTCGACCGGCGCGAGGACGGGCGCATCCACCAGAAGGCGTTCGCCGGCCAGTCGTTCGACCGGACGGTGCATCGCGGCGACCTGACCGGCATCGAGATCGTGAGCCGCCTTCACGACCAGCTGTTCGCGCGCGACATTGCTCTCCTCGACGAGACCCGCGCGGTCGACCTGATCCACGACCGTCCGGGAGGCGGAATCTCCGGGGCGCTGCTCCTCCGGCACGCGACCGGGGAGTTCATCCTGGCGCAGGCGCGGGTGGTCGTGCTCGCGACCGGGGGCGGTCCGAGGATGTACACGTTCTCGGCACCGTCGCTCGAGAAGACCGGAGACGGGTACGCGATGGCGTACCGGGCCGGCTGCGACCTCATCGACATGGAGATGATGCAGTTCCACCCGACAGGGCTGCTCGCCGGCGCGTCGCGCCTGTCGGGCATGGTGCTCGAGGAGGGGCTGCGCGGCGCGGGCGCGCACCTCCTCAACGCGCAGGGCGAGCGGTTCATGGCGCGCTACGATCCCGAGCGGATGGAGCGCGCGACGCGCGACGTCGTGGCCCGCGCGAGCTACCTCGAGATCATGGCCGGACGCGGGACGCCGGCGGGCGGCGTGCTGCTCGACGCGTCCCATCTCGGCGCCGAGTTCGTCCTCCGGACCTTTCCCGGGATGGCGCGGCGCTGCGCGGAAGTCGGCTACGATCTCGCGCGGCGGCCGGTGGAAGTGACCCCAACGGCGCATTTCCACATGGGCGGGGTGCGCATCGACCCCGGGTGCCGGACGGCGATGTCGGGGCTGCTCGTCGCCGGCGAAGATTCGGGCGGCGTGCACGGCGCCAACCGCCTCGGCGGCAACGGAGTGGCGGAGTCGTGCGTCTTCGGGACCCGCGCGGGGCTCACCGCGGCGGATCTGTGCGCCGCCGGTGCCGACGCGCCCCTGGACGAGCGCGAGGCGGAGGAAGCGCACCGCGCCGCGACCGGGCCGCTCGGCCGCGGGTCCGGCGAGAGCGCCTTCGCGATCCGCGACGCGCTCCAGCGGACGATGTGGCTCGACGCGGGGCTCGTGCGCGATGAGCCCGGACTCCGGCGCGCGCTCGATGCGATCGGCGGCCTCGAGGACCGGCTGGCGCGTGCTGGCGCTCCGGCCGGGGTCCGCGCGAACCTGGCATGGCAGCAGGTCCTCGACGTCCGCAACCTCCTCACCGCGGCCCGGCTCACTGTCGCGGCGGCCCTGTACCGGCGCGAGAGCCGCGGCTCCCACGCGCGGCGGGATTTCCCCGAGCGCGACGACGCGCACTGGCTGGTCAACATCCATCAGGCGGCGGGACGCGAGCCGTGGACGGAGCCCGTGCGCCTGCCGCGCCTCAGGCCGGCCGACGTGCAGACGCCGCGGGAGCAGGGAGCCGGCCGGCCGGGAGCCGCCCGCACGTGA
- a CDS encoding fumarate hydratase C-terminal domain-containing protein, with amino-acid sequence MDYRLRTPLSEDDVRRLRAGDSVTLDGIIWGIRDATLIRIFDRGQAPPADLRGGVLLHVAPNVRRSAAAPSGYEPMTIGTTTSTRMDRFTRGLLHDYGVRAIIGKGGLGDDSSAAFREFGGAYFAIVGGAASVETEQVEAIEHVYWEDLMPECLWEFRVRAFGPLTVAMDSEGASLYRDVARTAQARLAEIYAKLGLAP; translated from the coding sequence ATGGACTACCGGCTGCGGACGCCGCTCTCTGAAGATGACGTCCGGCGCCTTCGCGCCGGCGACAGCGTGACGCTCGACGGGATCATCTGGGGGATCCGTGACGCGACGCTGATCCGGATCTTCGACCGCGGGCAGGCGCCGCCCGCCGACCTCCGAGGCGGCGTGCTGCTGCACGTCGCGCCCAACGTCCGCCGGTCCGCGGCCGCGCCGAGCGGTTACGAGCCGATGACGATCGGCACCACCACGAGCACGCGGATGGACCGCTTCACGCGGGGGCTCCTGCACGACTACGGCGTCCGCGCGATCATCGGGAAGGGCGGCCTGGGCGACGACAGCAGCGCCGCGTTCCGCGAGTTCGGCGGCGCGTATTTCGCGATCGTCGGCGGCGCCGCGTCGGTGGAGACGGAGCAGGTCGAGGCGATCGAGCACGTCTACTGGGAAGACCTGATGCCGGAGTGCCTGTGGGAGTTCCGCGTGCGGGCGTTCGGGCCGCTGACGGTCGCGATGGACTCGGAAGGCGCGAGCCTGTACCGCGACGTCGCCCGCACCGCGCAGGCGCGCCTCGCCGAGATCTACGCGAAGCTGGGACTCGCTCCGTGA
- a CDS encoding fumarate hydratase — protein sequence MDGTATLVNADALFEDLGRRLYVEAQIDIPPDVRDALRRAAERETQRGARGMLNTMLRAMEVSDRKQTLVCQDTGIPIFWITIGRGIAVDGAAMLDALRRGVERATRETPLRSSIVSPIARENRQTSSGEGIPVFHIEFSSAIDHIDIVMMPKGSGSESMSFLKMLLPADGEAGVKKFILETCVAAGGRPCPPTIVGVGIGGSSDLCMTLAKKATLRPVGQRHPDPKTAALEVELRDALNSTGIGPMGLGGDTTVLDVHIETAWTHITLNPVAVNMQCWRGERRRARVYADGRVDIGY from the coding sequence ATGGATGGGACTGCGACGCTCGTGAACGCGGACGCGCTCTTCGAAGACCTGGGGCGGCGGCTGTACGTGGAGGCCCAGATCGACATTCCTCCCGACGTGCGCGACGCGCTGCGCCGGGCCGCCGAGCGGGAGACGCAGCGGGGTGCGCGCGGCATGCTGAACACGATGCTGCGCGCGATGGAGGTGTCCGACCGCAAGCAGACGCTCGTCTGCCAGGACACCGGCATCCCCATTTTCTGGATCACGATCGGCCGGGGCATCGCGGTCGACGGGGCGGCGATGCTGGACGCGCTGCGGCGAGGCGTGGAGCGGGCGACGCGCGAGACGCCCCTCCGGTCGAGCATCGTGTCGCCGATCGCGCGCGAGAATCGTCAGACCAGCAGCGGCGAGGGGATCCCCGTCTTCCACATCGAGTTCTCGAGCGCGATCGACCACATCGACATCGTGATGATGCCGAAGGGCTCCGGCTCGGAGAGCATGTCGTTCCTCAAGATGCTGCTGCCCGCGGACGGCGAGGCCGGGGTCAAGAAGTTCATCCTCGAGACCTGCGTGGCGGCCGGGGGGCGGCCGTGCCCGCCGACCATCGTCGGTGTCGGGATCGGCGGCTCGTCGGACCTCTGCATGACGCTGGCCAAGAAGGCGACGCTGCGTCCGGTCGGGCAGCGGCATCCCGACCCCAAGACCGCCGCGCTGGAGGTGGAGCTGCGGGACGCCCTCAACAGCACGGGCATCGGCCCGATGGGGCTCGGCGGCGACACGACCGTGCTGGACGTGCACATCGAGACCGCCTGGACGCACATCACGCTCAACCCCGTCGCCGTGAACATGCAGTGCTGGCGCGGCGAACGCCGGCGCGCCCGCGTCTACGCCGACGGGCGCGTCGATATCGGGTACTGA